From one Eleginops maclovinus isolate JMC-PN-2008 ecotype Puerto Natales chromosome 7, JC_Emac_rtc_rv5, whole genome shotgun sequence genomic stretch:
- the acp6 gene encoding lysophosphatidic acid phosphatase type 6 — MRNLWTKAGVFGSVSMAFGSMLWSQKKPESEQAASSGPSAETNPSSSYELKLVQVLFRHGARTPLKSIPDVMEAQWVPTLLEPPAHTQINYAVTDLDGGPRPPAPVEDSYRKNILNGGTFPGQLTTIGMQQLYELGKRLRTRYVEESSFLSSTFSPTEVYVRSTNIVRTIESAKCLVAGLFQQKQKEVVPIFTTAAESEILYPNYHGCKLLKILASHRWAESSTLPDIAADLQSIQSALGIAAHQHIDFILIRDDMVARETHGLPCPSVLDTWRNKVEQRAVDMICHVYEPSKRENLQLCVGPLLHKMIANIEAKLQPSTSSEPKRKLFLYSAHDTTLIPCLMALGIFDMMWPPYAADITLELHQHRQTNKPFVKVSYIGQDQLIPGCSGVYCPLDEFKQVLSSYSLSSELYHSLCDSKEDSTKP; from the exons ATGAGGAATCTTTGGACCAAAGCAGGTGTTTTTGGTTCGGTGTCGATGGCTTTTGGTTCCATGCTGTGGTCACAGAAAAAGCCTGAATCCGAGCAGGCTGCTTCCAGCGGCCCCTCTGCTGAAACAAATCCCAGTTCTTCATATGAACTAAAGCTGGTCCAAGTCCTGTTCCGACATGGTGCACGAACGCCGCTTAAGTCTATCCCTGATGTGATGGAG GCCCAATGGGTGCCAACGCTCTTGGAGCCTCCAGCACACACCCAGATCAACTATGCGGTGACAGATCTCGACGGTGGCCCCAGGCCCCCGGCTCCTGTAGAAGACAGCTATCGGAAAAACATACTGAAC GGTGGCACGTTCCCTGGTCAGCTGACCACCATTGGCATGCAGCAGCTGTATGAGCTCGGCAAGAGGCTGAGGACGAGATACGTAGAGGAGAGCTCCTTCCTCAGCTCCACCTTTAGCCCCACTGAGGTCTA tGTACGCTCTACTAATATTGTGAGGACCATTGAATCTGCCAAGTGCCTGGTAGCAGGGCTGTtccagcaaaaacaaaaag AAGTGGTGCCTATATTCACAACGGCGGCAGAATCAGAAATCTTGTATCCTAACTACCATGGATGCAAGCTGCTGAAAATCCTCGCCAG CCACCGCTGGGCAGAGTCATCCACTCTGCCAGACATTGCAGCAGACCTGCAGAGCATCCAGAGCGCGCTGGGCATCGCCGCTCACCAGCACATCGACTTCATCCTCATTAGGGACGACATGGTTGCCAGAGAG ACACACGGCCTGCCCTGCCCATCAGTGCTGGACACCTGGAGGAACAAAGTGGAGCAGAGAGCTGTGGACATGATCTGCCATGTGTATGAACCCAGCAAGAG GGAGAACTTGCAGCTGTGTGTGGGACCCCTCCTGCACAAAATGATAGCCAACATTGAGGCGAAACTACAGCCGAGCACCTCATCCGAGCCAAAAAG GAAGCTGTTTTTGTACTCTGCACATGACACCACCTTGATTCCCTGTCTGATGGCTCTGGGGATTTTTGACATGATGTGGCCACCATACGCCGCTGACATCACTCTGGAGCTGCACCAACACCGGCAGACCAACAAGCCCTTTGTCAAAGTTTCATATATAGGCCAG GATCAACTAATACCAGGTTGTAGTGGAGTGTACTGCCCACTGGATGAGTTTAAGCAGGTCCTCTCTTCATACTCGCTGAGCTCTGAACTCTACCACTCACTTTGTGATAGCAAAGAAGACTCAACCAAACCATAA
- the gja5a gene encoding gap junction protein, alpha 5a, producing the protein MGDWSLLGNFLEEVQEHSTSVGKVWLTVLFIFRILVLGTAAESSWGDEQSDFLCDTQQPGCTNVCYDSAFPIAHIRYWVLQIVFVSTPSLIYMGHAMHIVRREEKQRRKEQEERGEDEDDLEEEKEYLQRKESGKMTSDGTNHFHLKGALLQTYILSILIRTVMEVTFIVVQYMIYGVFLRALYLCETWPCPNPVNCYMSRPTEKNVFIIFMLVVAGVSLLLSVLELYHLAWKSSRRCLRNKRLKKSKHRAVTVSASLEPNSPPLPSVSCTPPPDFSQCLAANGSMNPMTSMASQPFNNRMALQQNSVNLATERHHSCDNQEEEEVFLRMRYDHMPTELPNSCAPSPLLHSSNMKDKRRLSKTSASSSRARQDDLAV; encoded by the coding sequence ATGGGGGATTGGAGTCTCCTGGGGAACTTCCTAGAGGAGGTCCAGGAACACTCCACCTCGGTTGGGAAGGTCTGGCTCACCGTCCTCTTCATCTTCCGCATCCTGGTCCTTGGCACAGCGGCCGAGTCCTCCTGGGGGGACGAGCAGAGTGACTTCCTATGTGACACCCAGCAGCCCGGTTGCACCAACGTGTGTTATGACAGCGCCTTTCCCATTGCCCACATACGCTACTGGGTGCTGCAGATTGTTTTCGTCTCCACCCCATCCCTCATCTACATGGGCCATGCCATGCACATTGTGCGGAGAGAAGAGAAGCAGCGTAGGAaggaacaggaggagagaggggaagatgaagacgacctggaggaggagaaggagtaCCTGCAGCGGAAGGAGAGTGGAAAGATGACTTCTGATGGGACTAACCATTTTCACCTTAAAGGAGCACTGCTGCAGACTTACATCCTGAGCATCTTGATCCGCACAGTGATGGAAGTGACATTTATTGTGGTGCAGTACATGATATACGGGGTGTTCCTCAGGGCGCTGTACCTGTGCGAGACCTGGCCCTGCCCAAACCCGGTCAACTGCTACATGTCCCGTCCCACAGAAAAGAAcgtcttcatcatcttcatgcTGGTGGTGGCCggtgtgtctctgctgctgtctgtgttGGAGCTCTACCACCTTGCCTGGAAAAGCAGCAGGAGGTGTTTACGCAACAAGAGACTGAAGAAGAGCAAACACCGAGCTGTGACCGTGTCCGCATCTTTAGAGCCCAACAGCCCCCCTCTGCCCTCTGTCTCCTGCACCCCACCCCCTGACTTCAGCCAGTGTCTGGCAGCCAATGGGTCCATGAACCCCATGACCTCTATGGCCTCTCAACCCTTCAACAACAGGATGGCACTGCAGCAGAACTCAGTCAACTTAGCCACTGAGCGGCATCATAGCTGCGATaaccaggaggaagaggaagtctTTCTGAGGATGAGATATGACCATATGCCCACAGAGCTGCCAAACAGCTGCGCACCATCACCCCTGCTGCACTCCAGCAACATGAAGGACAAACGCCGCCTGAGCAAGACCAGCGCGAGCAGCAGCCGGGCTCGACAGGACGATCTGGCCGTATAG